A window from Gottschalkiaceae bacterium SANA encodes these proteins:
- a CDS encoding A24 family peptidase, with protein sequence MTILTGVLGLIIGSFLNVVAYRVPREESLLFPPSHCPRCDHRLGSLDLIPVFSFLMMKGSCRYCEEKISWQYPLVEAITGFGFALIWMFMQPTSGIEFALVVLNWMLFSFLIVIFIVDYKEMIIPDEFNIGIAILAIVKMGLTQSYRTELLGFAVCGLSILLIVVLTNGMGMGDTKMFAVLGLWFGLKNGLFVLLFSIVIGAILSVILLATKVKTRKDKIPFGPFISIAAIFSIFFADPIMSWYFQWFNL encoded by the coding sequence ATGACGATATTGACAGGAGTATTAGGCTTGATTATTGGATCTTTTTTGAACGTGGTTGCCTATCGTGTACCAAGAGAAGAAAGTTTATTGTTTCCACCTTCTCATTGTCCGAGGTGCGATCATCGATTGGGATCTCTGGATTTAATTCCCGTTTTTAGTTTTTTAATGATGAAAGGGTCATGTCGTTATTGTGAGGAAAAAATTTCCTGGCAATACCCCTTGGTTGAAGCGATAACGGGATTTGGATTTGCTTTGATTTGGATGTTTATGCAACCCACAAGCGGAATCGAGTTTGCTTTAGTTGTTTTAAATTGGATGCTGTTTTCATTCTTAATTGTAATTTTTATTGTAGACTACAAAGAGATGATTATTCCTGATGAATTTAATATTGGGATTGCAATCCTTGCTATTGTTAAGATGGGATTGACTCAGAGTTATCGAACTGAATTGTTAGGTTTTGCAGTATGTGGTTTATCCATATTACTTATCGTAGTATTAACCAATGGGATGGGCATGGGAGACACGAAAATGTTTGCTGTCTTAGGTCTTTGGTTTGGTTTAAAAAATGGATTGTTTGTTTTGCTTTTTTCGATTGTGATCGGAGCAATTTTGTCAGTCATTTTATTGGCAACGAAGGTGAAAACAAGGAAAGATAAAATCCCTTTTGGACCTTTTATCTCGATAGCAGCAATTTTTAGTATTTTTTTTGCAGATCCTATAATGAGTTGGTATTTTCAATGGTTTAATCTATAA